Proteins encoded together in one Lepisosteus oculatus isolate fLepOcu1 chromosome 2, fLepOcu1.hap2, whole genome shotgun sequence window:
- the mrpl33 gene encoding large ribosomal subunit protein bL33m, with product MFLTAVNLARGKSKTILVQMVSAAGTGYCFNTKRNRLRERLVLRKHDPKVNKHVLFFEKKKIRSI from the exons ATGTTTCTTACAGCGGTAAATT TGGCCAGGGGCAAATCCAA GACGATCCTGGTTCAGATGGTGAGTGCTGCCGGGACAGGCTACTGCTTCAACACCAAGAGGAACCGGCTCCGCGAGAGACTGGTGCTGCGCAAGCACGACCCGAAAG TGAACAAGCACGTGCTTTTCTTCGAGAAGAAGAAGATCCGTTCCATTTAG